From Sphingomonas hengshuiensis, one genomic window encodes:
- a CDS encoding TonB-dependent siderophore receptor, translating to MKLALLAASALSVPVLAQDRVGDQASDSGDRENDDIVVYGSGIDRNTAATGLDLTPRETPQSITIITREQMNDQAATTISDVLEYTTGLSVKRVDRGRNLLSARGFDITNFQLDGLPFATGNVGLEESSTAIFDRVEVIRGATGLLQGAGEPSASINMVRKQAEAREFTGTVTLDAGSWNRFSGIVDVSTPLAADGAVRARFVAEAYTQDAFVDLETVKGTTFYGTITADLGPGTRLRVGASYQKVERDGVMWAQLPYWYADGSIADWSRSRTTGADWNAWDTEDIAAFASLEQDLGGSWSLRGDVSYFQQTEDSKLIWLWGNPDKTTGIGMEVWPYWYRTQPKQWSLNLQVKGGYRLFGREHELVVGAMYSHQKSGWTNRDPIASTVAPVGDFNTWDGSYAEPEWGDRYRMSGFGTTKQTSLYGVTRLQLFDPLKAILGGRITTWTRDEEAALYTPAPYTIEHKNRVTPYAGLIFDFTANLSAYVSFTSIFNPQTARDRNGRYLDPLEGNNYEAGVKADLMDGRLRASAAIFRIEQDNFAVPDTGYLVPGTTEVASRPAQGTVSKGYEIEMQGEVVRGWDISVGWSDFKAVDAYDVDVQAHQPRQVFRLATKYELGGALAGASIGGSLRWESRPPQTAENPATGVVEPVGQAPYALVNLMAAYDLTKQMSLQLNVNNLFDKEYYNTNSWFGGYIYGEPRNVRATLRYGF from the coding sequence GTGAAACTCGCGCTGCTGGCGGCCAGCGCGCTGTCGGTGCCGGTACTGGCGCAGGACCGCGTTGGCGATCAGGCGTCCGATAGTGGGGACCGCGAGAATGACGATATCGTCGTCTATGGCAGCGGCATCGATCGGAACACCGCGGCCACCGGCCTCGATCTGACTCCGCGCGAGACGCCCCAGTCGATCACCATCATCACACGCGAGCAGATGAATGATCAGGCGGCGACGACCATTTCGGACGTGCTCGAATATACCACCGGCCTTTCGGTCAAGCGCGTCGACCGCGGTCGTAATCTCCTGTCGGCGCGCGGCTTCGACATCACCAACTTTCAGCTCGACGGACTGCCCTTCGCCACCGGCAATGTCGGTCTCGAGGAATCGAGCACGGCGATCTTCGATCGGGTCGAAGTGATCCGCGGCGCCACCGGCCTGTTGCAGGGGGCGGGCGAGCCCTCCGCATCGATCAACATGGTGCGCAAACAGGCCGAGGCGCGCGAGTTTACCGGCACGGTGACGCTCGACGCCGGCTCGTGGAATCGCTTCTCGGGCATTGTCGACGTCAGCACCCCGCTGGCGGCCGACGGCGCGGTGCGGGCGCGCTTCGTGGCCGAGGCGTATACGCAGGACGCCTTTGTCGACCTCGAAACCGTCAAGGGTACGACCTTCTACGGTACGATCACCGCCGATCTGGGGCCGGGCACCCGGCTGAGGGTAGGGGCGAGCTACCAGAAGGTCGAGCGCGACGGCGTGATGTGGGCCCAGCTTCCCTATTGGTACGCCGATGGCTCGATCGCCGACTGGTCGCGCTCGCGGACCACGGGCGCCGACTGGAATGCGTGGGATACCGAGGACATCGCGGCCTTCGCGTCGCTCGAGCAGGATCTGGGCGGAAGCTGGTCGCTGCGCGGCGACGTTTCCTATTTCCAGCAGACCGAAGATTCGAAGCTGATCTGGCTATGGGGCAATCCGGACAAGACCACCGGCATCGGCATGGAGGTATGGCCTTATTGGTATCGCACCCAGCCGAAGCAATGGAGCCTCAACCTCCAGGTCAAGGGCGGCTACCGGCTGTTCGGGCGCGAGCATGAACTGGTGGTGGGCGCGATGTACAGCCATCAGAAGAGCGGCTGGACCAATCGCGATCCGATCGCCAGCACCGTCGCCCCGGTCGGGGACTTCAACACATGGGACGGCAGCTATGCCGAACCCGAATGGGGCGACCGCTATCGCATGAGCGGTTTCGGAACGACCAAGCAGACCTCGCTCTATGGCGTCACCCGGCTCCAGCTTTTCGATCCGCTCAAGGCGATTCTGGGCGGACGCATCACGACCTGGACGCGCGACGAGGAGGCGGCGCTCTATACGCCGGCGCCCTATACGATCGAGCACAAGAATCGAGTCACCCCCTATGCTGGCCTGATCTTTGATTTCACTGCCAATCTTTCGGCCTATGTGAGCTTCACCAGCATCTTCAACCCGCAGACCGCGCGCGACCGCAACGGGCGCTATCTCGATCCGCTCGAAGGCAACAACTACGAAGCGGGCGTGAAGGCCGACCTGATGGACGGCAGGCTGCGCGCATCGGCTGCGATATTCCGCATCGAGCAGGACAATTTCGCCGTTCCCGACACCGGATATCTCGTTCCGGGCACCACCGAGGTCGCCTCCCGCCCGGCGCAGGGGACGGTGTCGAAGGGCTATGAGATCGAAATGCAGGGCGAAGTGGTGCGCGGCTGGGACATCAGCGTCGGCTGGAGCGACTTCAAGGCGGTCGACGCGTACGATGTCGATGTCCAGGCGCATCAGCCGCGGCAGGTGTTCCGCCTGGCCACCAAATATGAGTTGGGCGGGGCGCTGGCGGGCGCGAGCATCGGCGGCTCGCTCCGCTGGGAGAGCCGTCCGCCCCAGACTGCGGAGAATCCAGCCACTGGCGTGGTGGAGCCGGTGGGCCAGGCGCCCTATGCGCTGGTCAATCTGATGGCCGCATATGACCTGACCAAACAAATGTCGCTCCAGCTCAACGTCAACAATCTGTTCGACAAGGAATATTACAACACCAATTCCTGGTTCGGCGGCTATATCTATGGCGAGCCCCGCAACGTCCGCGCGACCTTGCGATACGGTTTCTAG
- a CDS encoding IS481 family transposase encodes MNIHKNARTIGSSRAEMVRRVTKLNETPKAVATAFGVSVRTVAKWLARYRAEGEADLPDRPSRPHRLRKPTPPAIAEQIAALRRQRITGKQIAITVGVSPATVSRVLSRLGLSRLRDLEPAEPVRRYEREHPGERIHIDIKKTRPLRARRPPYHRRPAVQQPRVGWEFVHVCIDDASRVAFSQILPDERKESAVAFLHAAIAYYRNLGITVTLVMTDNGSCYRSRAFRDTCKALELRHIRTRPYTLKTNGKAERFIQTSLREWAYAIAYPTSNDRKAALDPWLHNYNWHRPHGSLKSKTPISRLGLERNNLLRLHT; translated from the coding sequence ATGAACATCCACAAGAATGCCCGAACGATCGGCTCCAGTCGAGCCGAGATGGTGCGGCGCGTGACCAAGCTAAACGAGACACCGAAGGCCGTCGCAACGGCCTTCGGTGTCTCGGTCCGAACCGTGGCCAAGTGGCTGGCCCGGTATCGCGCCGAGGGAGAGGCTGACCTGCCCGACAGGCCTTCACGCCCGCACAGGCTGCGTAAGCCTACACCGCCCGCCATCGCTGAGCAGATCGCCGCGCTGCGCCGTCAGCGCATCACCGGCAAGCAGATCGCCATCACCGTCGGCGTCTCTCCAGCCACCGTCAGCCGGGTACTCTCGAGGCTCGGCCTCAGCCGGCTGCGCGATCTTGAACCCGCCGAACCGGTCCGCCGTTATGAGCGTGAGCACCCCGGCGAACGCATCCACATCGACATCAAAAAAACTCGGCCGCTTCGAGCGCGTCGGCCACCGTATCACCGGCGACCGGCAGTCCAACAGCCGCGGGTCGGCTGGGAGTTCGTCCATGTCTGCATCGACGACGCCTCGCGCGTCGCCTTCAGCCAGATACTCCCCGACGAAAGGAAGGAAAGCGCCGTCGCCTTTCTTCATGCCGCCATCGCATATTACCGAAACCTCGGCATCACCGTGACCCTCGTGATGACCGACAATGGCTCCTGCTACCGAAGTCGAGCCTTCCGCGACACGTGCAAAGCTCTGGAATTACGCCATATCCGTACAAGGCCCTACACGCTAAAAACCAACGGCAAGGCCGAGCGCTTCATCCAGACCAGCCTGCGGGAATGGGCTTATGCCATCGCCTACCCAACCTCGAACGACCGCAAGGCGGCGCTCGATCCATGGCTCCACAATTACAACTGGCATCGCCCGCACGGCAGCCTAAAATCCAAAACACCTATCAGCCGCCTCGGCTTGGAACGGAACAACCTATTGAGGCTTCACACCTAG
- a CDS encoding DUF6492 family protein, whose amino-acid sequence MALNLPDQEDRNVSEPPKLPAKIDIATVVYEPEIALLKLQARSIQKFFRHRDIGKIYIIVNEMAPEATYSALKRFVVDEYGELLSQVEVIPASHLMRPHVGESGWRTQQSLKLLVSIYMENDHYLLLDAKNHFVRPVSIRNFFDPATGLMRSSRVGNHGALDHYLQNSLNYFGIEPRDFSLPMTTPYMMSTNIAQSLVQYVEQREGVKFDDFMHGSEHNVTDLFLYYAYIEFLLGGAEKFYRFGPRNSKLMFAHFASTPSQVDRVLGALEDSKILSFGLHRNCVAALTETDRARIIAFWVKQALFATEADARGFFAFLLETTQGRAISAL is encoded by the coding sequence ATGGCCCTGAACCTGCCAGACCAAGAGGATCGCAACGTGTCCGAACCCCCAAAACTGCCCGCCAAGATCGACATTGCGACGGTGGTGTATGAGCCTGAAATCGCGCTGCTCAAGCTCCAGGCGCGCTCAATCCAGAAATTCTTCCGGCATCGCGACATCGGGAAAATTTATATCATCGTCAACGAAATGGCGCCGGAGGCGACCTATTCCGCGCTCAAGCGGTTTGTCGTAGATGAATATGGCGAGTTGCTTTCACAGGTCGAAGTGATCCCCGCCTCGCATCTGATGCGACCGCATGTCGGCGAGAGTGGCTGGCGGACGCAGCAGTCGCTCAAGCTGCTGGTCAGCATCTATATGGAAAACGACCATTATCTTTTGCTCGATGCGAAGAACCATTTTGTCCGGCCGGTGTCGATCCGCAACTTCTTCGATCCCGCGACGGGGCTCATGCGCTCGTCCCGTGTCGGCAACCATGGCGCGCTTGATCATTATCTTCAGAACAGCCTGAATTATTTTGGGATCGAGCCGCGCGATTTCTCGCTGCCGATGACGACTCCCTATATGATGTCGACGAACATCGCGCAGTCGCTCGTCCAGTATGTCGAGCAACGCGAAGGCGTGAAGTTCGATGACTTCATGCATGGTTCCGAACACAACGTCACTGATCTTTTTCTGTATTACGCCTATATAGAATTTCTTCTGGGCGGGGCGGAGAAATTCTACAGGTTCGGCCCACGTAACAGCAAATTGATGTTTGCGCATTTTGCATCTACGCCATCGCAAGTTGACCGGGTGCTGGGGGCGCTCGAGGACTCGAAGATCCTCAGCTTTGGCCTGCACCGCAATTGCGTGGCGGCGCTAACGGAAACCGACCGCGCCCGGATCATCGCCTTCTGGGTGAAACAGGCGCTTTTCGCGACCGAGGCCGACGCTCGCGGCTTCTTCGCCTTTCTCCTGGAAACGACGCAGGGGCGGGCGATCAGCGCGCTCTAG
- a CDS encoding TolC family protein, translating into MLPAHAQTSTSSGESGIAALPQTTPPPPVTTDPVPSSPVLPQTSIGGQPGQYPLAPSPRPIATPGPVPDQPLGVPARPGAQPTRPSGVPAQTAPGGPAPTGAEQEAQRIRMLNGIATGRSGPDTAPSPNALDLVKAFDLGYENDPTFRAAVAERQVNRLTADQSIAGYLPSASYSFANIPTENGTRHVVSVTQPLVSVSGYATLKQRGPRRRYADATFEVREQDLAVRTVTAITDIIKANEASALNESKIEALRTQSDRAERLYRNGLGTITDARDIQVRYEQSLANRVLLRSDQIAAAARLESITGGAVETDDFRLPSHFGPIALQPADSYLMRQETANPQIAAARENERIGRLEALRTRGSMFPVVGASATYSSRAGVESSYVGLSVNAPLNAGTFFQSGAANATARRSAEERRATEARARVELQRLYALVDGGQQALALSSKAIESAELSVYANTQSYEGGVRTNVDVVNAIQTVFEVKNTQVTAATTLALNYLNLLLLAGVPSEDAVEATQRFLLNR; encoded by the coding sequence GTGCTGCCAGCACATGCGCAGACCAGCACGTCGTCCGGGGAATCGGGTATCGCCGCGCTCCCGCAGACCACGCCGCCACCGCCCGTGACCACCGATCCGGTGCCGTCGAGCCCGGTGCTGCCGCAGACCAGCATCGGTGGCCAGCCGGGGCAATACCCGCTCGCGCCGTCGCCGCGACCGATCGCGACACCCGGTCCGGTTCCGGATCAGCCCCTGGGCGTCCCCGCGCGTCCCGGGGCGCAGCCCACGCGGCCGAGCGGCGTGCCGGCGCAAACCGCCCCCGGCGGCCCCGCGCCGACCGGCGCCGAGCAGGAGGCGCAGCGCATCCGGATGCTCAACGGCATCGCCACCGGACGCTCCGGCCCCGACACCGCGCCGAGCCCGAATGCCCTGGACTTGGTCAAGGCGTTCGACCTTGGCTATGAAAACGATCCGACGTTCCGCGCGGCGGTCGCCGAGCGGCAGGTCAACCGGCTGACCGCGGACCAGTCGATCGCGGGCTATCTGCCCTCGGCCAGCTACAGCTTCGCCAATATCCCGACCGAGAACGGCACGCGGCACGTCGTCAGCGTGACGCAGCCGCTCGTGAGCGTCAGCGGCTATGCCACGCTCAAGCAGCGCGGGCCGCGCCGGCGCTATGCCGATGCGACGTTCGAGGTGCGCGAACAGGATCTGGCGGTGCGGACGGTGACGGCGATCACCGACATCATCAAGGCGAACGAGGCCAGCGCGCTCAACGAGTCGAAGATCGAGGCGTTGCGCACCCAGTCCGATCGCGCCGAGCGGCTGTATCGCAACGGGCTGGGCACGATCACCGACGCGCGCGACATCCAGGTTCGCTACGAACAGTCGCTGGCGAACCGCGTCCTGCTGCGCAGCGACCAGATCGCGGCGGCGGCACGGCTCGAATCGATTACCGGGGGGGCGGTCGAGACCGACGACTTCCGGCTTCCGTCGCATTTCGGACCGATCGCGCTCCAGCCGGCCGATTCCTACCTGATGCGGCAGGAGACTGCGAACCCGCAGATCGCAGCCGCGCGCGAGAATGAGCGTATCGGGCGTCTCGAGGCGCTGCGTACGCGCGGGTCGATGTTCCCCGTGGTCGGCGCCAGCGCAACCTATTCGTCGCGCGCCGGGGTCGAATCGAGCTATGTCGGCCTCTCGGTCAACGCGCCGCTGAACGCCGGCACCTTCTTCCAGTCGGGCGCGGCCAATGCGACCGCGCGGCGTTCCGCGGAAGAGCGCCGCGCGACCGAGGCGCGCGCGCGCGTCGAGCTCCAGCGGCTCTACGCGCTGGTCGACGGCGGCCAGCAGGCGCTGGCGCTCAGTTCGAAGGCGATCGAGTCCGCGGAACTGAGCGTGTACGCCAATACCCAGAGCTATGAGGGCGGGGTGCGCACCAATGTCGACGTCGTCAACGCGATCCAGACCGTGTTCGAAGTCAAGAACACGCAGGTGACCGCCGCGACGACGCTGGCGCTGAATTATCTCAACCTGTTGCTGCTCGCGGGCGTACCGTCCGAAGACGCAGTCGAGGCGACCCAGCGCTTCCTGCTAAATCGCTGA
- a CDS encoding HlyD family type I secretion periplasmic adaptor subunit, which produces MATAADTGAAERPGLLRRMDQSIDRWVNGWNPYHPSRLEDRQLEPAKVEESKIRKSGSRYIVIAMVLFLIWAVTAPINAGSVSQGTLVVAGYRKAVQHPAGGVVTKVLVQEGSIVKQGQVLLRINPLDTEATVSEILQQYINVLVSESRAKAEMFGREIQWDPELANLAKVDPVRVAEAKAVQLRFFQTRRAQFQEQVRGLEAQKRGMQGSIASHREQLRTLTQELANVEALAAQGFVPKSQENENRRSVAEQTAALQSAESEVGKIDAQIAQVRSEFLSAVAKELSEVQATREAAAPKLHAAQFNQSLSEIRAPVSGTVVNLKVFTDGGVIAGKEVLMEILPDTGQMLIETKVAPGQIDKVRVGQTADVRFVSFNQITTPVLQGVVKSVGVDKLKAMPGETLKEGEDYYLAQVEVPADQLKRLEGKTLVAGMPVDVIIKRGERTFMSYLLKPLTDKMAKAFRD; this is translated from the coding sequence ATGGCGACGGCAGCAGATACAGGCGCGGCCGAACGGCCGGGCCTCTTGCGTCGGATGGACCAGTCGATTGATCGCTGGGTCAACGGCTGGAATCCCTATCATCCCTCGCGCCTGGAGGATCGGCAACTCGAGCCTGCAAAGGTCGAGGAATCGAAGATCCGCAAGAGCGGCAGTCGGTATATTGTGATTGCCATGGTGCTGTTCCTGATCTGGGCGGTGACCGCGCCGATCAACGCGGGCAGCGTTTCGCAGGGCACGCTGGTCGTGGCGGGCTATCGCAAGGCGGTGCAGCATCCCGCGGGCGGCGTGGTGACCAAGGTGCTCGTGCAGGAGGGTTCGATCGTCAAGCAGGGGCAGGTGCTGCTGCGGATCAACCCGCTCGACACCGAAGCCACGGTCAGCGAGATCCTCCAGCAATATATCAACGTCCTCGTCAGCGAATCGCGCGCCAAAGCGGAGATGTTCGGTCGCGAGATCCAGTGGGATCCGGAGCTTGCGAACCTCGCCAAGGTCGATCCGGTGCGGGTCGCCGAGGCCAAGGCGGTGCAGCTTCGCTTCTTCCAGACGCGCCGCGCGCAGTTCCAGGAGCAGGTTCGCGGGCTCGAGGCGCAGAAGCGGGGGATGCAGGGCTCGATCGCCTCGCATCGCGAGCAGTTGCGGACGCTGACGCAGGAACTCGCCAATGTCGAGGCTCTTGCGGCGCAGGGCTTCGTGCCGAAGTCGCAGGAGAATGAAAACCGCAGGTCGGTCGCCGAACAGACCGCCGCGCTCCAGAGCGCCGAGTCCGAAGTCGGCAAGATCGACGCGCAGATCGCGCAGGTCCGGTCCGAATTCCTCTCGGCGGTCGCCAAGGAATTGTCCGAGGTGCAGGCAACGCGCGAGGCGGCGGCGCCCAAGCTGCACGCCGCGCAGTTCAACCAGTCGCTGAGTGAAATTCGCGCGCCGGTGAGCGGCACCGTGGTCAACCTCAAGGTCTTCACCGACGGCGGCGTGATCGCGGGCAAGGAAGTGCTGATGGAGATCCTGCCCGATACGGGGCAGATGCTCATCGAGACCAAGGTGGCGCCGGGCCAGATCGACAAGGTTCGCGTCGGCCAGACCGCCGATGTCCGCTTCGTGTCGTTCAACCAGATCACGACGCCGGTGCTGCAGGGCGTCGTCAAGTCGGTGGGCGTCGACAAGCTCAAGGCGATGCCCGGCGAGACGCTGAAGGAAGGCGAGGACTATTATCTCGCCCAGGTCGAGGTCCCCGCGGACCAGCTCAAGCGGCTCGAGGGCAAGACGTTGGTCGCGGGCATGCCCGTGGACGTAATCATCAAGCGCGGCGAACGCACGTTCATGAGCTATCTGCTGAAACCGCTCACCGACAAGATGGCGAAGGCATTCCGGGACTAA
- a CDS encoding type I secretion system permease/ATPase — protein MASVPGGQSTDLKPLARLLRDTRHSFYIVFALSTVLEILKLAPIIYMWNVMDRAISSRSAVTLGSLAMLVVGVYVFWGALDWLRSRLLVRISLRIDWDLASEVFDASFRRAVGRQHVNVQQLLGDLVTLRQFITGEPILALIGVPHAIIFIIVGFLFHPLLAVFIACAVVVMLISTYATEKVSGPILRRANEENAEASRLAQSSLRQSEATLALGMLPAVRKRWYERHRNYLQSSVNASESTGLTGGVSKFLSRALPSMQLTLGAYLAINGEITGGMVIAASMLISRAVSPIQRVMARWKDIIAARQSYAHLNQLLADRRVIADRMQLPAPTGRLDVQAVTAVPPGASRPVVAEVNFHIEPGQAVAIIGPSGSGKTSLTRLLIGIWAPQAGTVRLDGVDLAEWDHEEVGPYVGYVPQEIDLHEATVAENIARLGDVDPEKVVDAATLIGMHETILGFPNGYDTMLGETGFALSGGQRQRIAIARALYGDPKYVVMDEPNASLDEIGEGALVKAIMTMKARGTSFAITTHRPRLMTVADNLLVLRQGLQVGFGPTAEIIGAVRNLQIGKPEDAKSDRDERGGEPHLRAVPLPAGALKQKAS, from the coding sequence ATGGCAAGTGTTCCGGGCGGTCAGTCGACAGATCTAAAGCCACTGGCTCGGCTCCTCCGGGACACCCGCCATTCTTTCTACATTGTGTTCGCATTGTCGACCGTGCTCGAGATTCTGAAACTCGCGCCGATCATCTATATGTGGAACGTGATGGATCGCGCGATCTCTTCGCGCAGTGCGGTGACGCTCGGTTCGTTGGCGATGCTCGTCGTCGGGGTATACGTCTTCTGGGGCGCGCTCGATTGGCTTCGATCGCGCCTGCTGGTCCGGATATCGTTGCGGATCGACTGGGACCTTGCCTCCGAAGTGTTCGACGCTTCGTTCCGGCGCGCGGTCGGTCGCCAGCATGTCAACGTCCAGCAGTTGCTCGGTGATCTCGTCACACTGCGCCAGTTCATCACCGGTGAGCCGATTCTGGCGTTGATCGGCGTTCCGCACGCGATCATCTTCATCATCGTCGGCTTCCTGTTCCACCCGTTGCTCGCGGTGTTCATCGCCTGCGCGGTGGTTGTGATGCTGATCTCGACCTACGCGACCGAGAAGGTATCGGGGCCGATCCTGCGCCGCGCCAATGAAGAGAATGCCGAGGCGTCACGGCTCGCCCAGTCGAGCCTTCGCCAGTCGGAGGCGACGCTGGCGCTCGGCATGCTGCCAGCGGTCCGCAAGCGTTGGTATGAGCGGCACCGCAACTATCTTCAGTCCTCGGTCAATGCGAGCGAATCGACCGGGCTGACCGGCGGCGTTTCGAAGTTCCTGTCGCGCGCCCTGCCGTCGATGCAGCTCACCCTGGGCGCGTATCTCGCGATCAACGGTGAGATTACGGGCGGCATGGTGATCGCCGCATCGATGCTGATCTCGCGCGCCGTGTCGCCGATCCAGCGTGTGATGGCCCGATGGAAGGACATCATCGCAGCGCGCCAATCCTATGCGCACCTGAACCAGCTGCTGGCGGACCGCCGCGTGATTGCGGACCGCATGCAATTGCCGGCGCCGACCGGGCGGCTCGACGTCCAGGCCGTGACGGCGGTGCCCCCGGGCGCGTCGCGTCCGGTGGTCGCCGAAGTCAATTTCCATATCGAGCCGGGGCAGGCGGTTGCGATCATCGGGCCGAGCGGTTCGGGCAAGACCTCGCTCACGCGGCTGCTGATCGGAATCTGGGCGCCGCAAGCCGGGACGGTTCGCCTCGACGGCGTCGACCTGGCCGAATGGGACCATGAGGAAGTCGGCCCCTATGTCGGCTATGTCCCGCAGGAGATCGACCTGCACGAGGCGACGGTGGCGGAGAATATCGCGCGGCTCGGCGACGTCGACCCGGAAAAGGTCGTCGATGCGGCGACGCTGATCGGCATGCACGAGACGATCCTCGGCTTCCCGAACGGCTATGACACGATGCTGGGCGAGACGGGCTTCGCGTTGTCCGGCGGGCAGCGCCAGCGGATCGCGATCGCGCGCGCGCTCTATGGCGATCCCAAATATGTCGTGATGGACGAACCCAATGCCAGCCTGGACGAGATTGGCGAGGGCGCGCTGGTCAAGGCGATCATGACGATGAAGGCGCGCGGCACCAGCTTTGCGATCACCACGCATCGCCCGCGGCTGATGACCGTCGCCGACAATCTGCTCGTCCTGCGGCAGGGGCTGCAGGTCGGGTTCGGCCCGACCGCCGAGATCATCGGCGCGGTGCGCAACCTGCAGATCGGCAAGCCCGAGGACGCGAAAAGCGACCGGGATGAACGCGGCGGGGAGCCGCATCTTCGTGCGGTCCCGCTTCCGGCGGGCGCGCTGAAGCAAAAGGCATCCTAG